The following proteins are encoded in a genomic region of Nocardioides sp. cx-173:
- a CDS encoding acyl-CoA dehydrogenase family protein, translated as MTARLTAEQLLSDLTEAERERAARVESVLPTIRAAAMEADARGEFPPGHVKLLADAGLLGLVVPVEYGGLGGGLRDLAATTYALGTACGSTALAFFFHCSASSRGMLPLAAIEAGLYADEEREEVRAFAEQVLHLMGRDQRCLANFASEAVKASNANVLISTLATATEGGWLLNGEKSFGCLSGTADYYLVTARREDVEGLDALSLFLVARDSAGVRPRQQWNGLGMRASDNHGLVMEECFVPADKALTVPGGFGRATQMSRGSWVGNQIAIAAIYAGIARGAWEYAFDRTMSATFADTGKPIASSPMHQVLIGDGEQQLAEAHLWLRRQIELEVSDPPILPKEEVVQSWKLAKGAICERAFAVAIDALKMCGTSGALLDNVVGRSVRDTAMGLVQAFPAERGRLDLARLLVEEESWAGLTTSDSFDKPPAAQPALAGQGEG; from the coding sequence ATGACGGCACGACTGACTGCTGAGCAACTTCTCTCCGACCTCACCGAGGCCGAGCGGGAGCGTGCCGCCCGCGTGGAGTCGGTGCTGCCGACGATCCGGGCCGCGGCCATGGAGGCCGACGCGCGCGGGGAGTTCCCTCCGGGCCACGTCAAGCTGCTCGCCGACGCCGGGCTGCTCGGCCTCGTCGTGCCCGTCGAGTACGGCGGTCTCGGTGGCGGCCTGCGCGACCTCGCGGCGACGACGTACGCCCTCGGGACCGCGTGCGGCTCGACGGCGCTGGCGTTCTTCTTCCACTGCTCGGCCTCCTCGCGGGGCATGCTGCCGCTGGCGGCGATCGAGGCCGGGCTGTACGCCGACGAGGAGCGCGAGGAGGTGCGGGCCTTCGCCGAGCAGGTGCTGCATCTGATGGGCCGCGACCAGCGGTGCCTGGCCAACTTCGCGAGCGAGGCGGTCAAGGCGAGCAACGCCAACGTGCTGATCAGCACCTTGGCGACCGCGACCGAGGGCGGCTGGCTGCTCAACGGCGAGAAGTCGTTCGGGTGCCTGTCCGGCACGGCCGACTACTACCTGGTGACCGCGCGGCGCGAGGACGTGGAGGGCCTCGACGCGCTCAGCCTCTTCCTGGTCGCCCGGGACTCCGCCGGGGTGCGTCCGCGCCAGCAGTGGAACGGCCTGGGCATGCGCGCCTCCGACAACCACGGGCTGGTGATGGAGGAGTGCTTCGTCCCCGCCGACAAGGCGCTCACCGTGCCCGGCGGCTTCGGCCGGGCCACGCAGATGTCGCGCGGCTCGTGGGTCGGCAACCAGATCGCGATCGCCGCGATCTACGCCGGGATCGCGCGCGGCGCGTGGGAGTACGCCTTCGACCGGACCATGTCGGCGACCTTCGCCGACACCGGCAAGCCGATCGCCTCCAGCCCGATGCACCAGGTGCTGATCGGGGACGGGGAGCAGCAGCTGGCCGAGGCGCACCTGTGGCTGCGTCGCCAGATCGAGCTCGAGGTCAGCGATCCGCCGATCCTGCCCAAGGAGGAGGTCGTGCAGAGCTGGAAGCTCGCGAAGGGCGCCATCTGCGAGCGCGCCTTCGCGGTCGCGATCGACGCCCTCAAGATGTGCGGCACCTCCGGCGCCCTGCTCGACAACGTCGTGGGACGCTCGGTGCGCGACACCGCGATGGGGCTCGTGCAGGCGTTCCCGGCCGAGCGCGGCCGGCTGGACCTGGCGCGGCTGCTGGTCGAGGAGGAATCATGGGCCGGGCTGACCACCAGCGACTCCTTCGACAAGCCGCCGGCCGCCCAGCCGGCCCTCGCAGGACAGGGTGAGGGGTGA
- a CDS encoding FAD-dependent oxidoreductase has protein sequence MSNPVIVVGAGPVGLTAALTLVRRGLQVVVLEAGPGLAAESRASTYHPPSLEMLAELGVLDALLERGIVSTTFQYRDRVDGPIAELDLGALAADTPYPFRVQCEQSKLTPILLRALEESGSATVHFEQEVVAVEQDRHGTAVRTGSGQEWRSDWLVAADGASSVVRKSVGAQFEGITYPERFLVVSTTEDLSTALPGIAAVNYVFDPHEWLVLLQTPEHWRILFPTDPDTPDEVETGAVRVQERLRGVADLGRDWDLLHASLYRVHQRVADRFRIGRALLVGDAAHVNNPLGGMGMNSGIHDACLAGAALADVIAGADAGVLDAVLDARRDVALSYVRTVTHDNWKQLRETDPDARRAHHDELRALAADPAASRAHLRRTSMIDSLRPRDLVPEPPR, from the coding sequence ATGAGCAACCCGGTCATCGTCGTGGGGGCCGGGCCGGTCGGCCTGACCGCCGCCCTCACCCTGGTCCGCCGCGGCCTGCAGGTGGTCGTCCTCGAGGCGGGGCCGGGCCTGGCGGCCGAGTCGCGCGCCTCGACGTACCACCCGCCGAGCCTGGAGATGCTCGCGGAGCTGGGCGTCCTGGACGCGCTCCTGGAGCGCGGCATCGTCTCCACCACCTTCCAGTACCGCGACCGGGTCGACGGGCCGATCGCCGAGCTCGACCTGGGCGCGCTCGCCGCGGACACGCCGTACCCGTTCCGGGTGCAGTGCGAGCAGAGCAAGCTCACGCCGATCCTGCTCCGGGCGCTGGAGGAGAGCGGGTCCGCCACCGTGCACTTCGAGCAGGAGGTGGTCGCGGTCGAGCAGGACCGGCACGGCACGGCCGTGCGCACCGGCAGCGGGCAGGAGTGGCGCAGCGACTGGCTGGTCGCAGCGGACGGCGCCAGCTCGGTGGTCCGCAAGAGCGTCGGCGCACAGTTCGAGGGGATCACCTATCCCGAGCGGTTTCTGGTCGTCTCCACGACCGAGGACCTGTCGACGGCGCTGCCGGGCATCGCGGCCGTCAACTACGTCTTCGACCCGCACGAGTGGCTGGTCCTGCTGCAGACCCCCGAGCACTGGCGGATCCTGTTCCCCACCGACCCGGACACGCCGGACGAGGTCGAGACCGGCGCCGTACGCGTCCAGGAGCGGCTGCGGGGGGTGGCCGACCTGGGCCGTGACTGGGACCTCCTGCATGCCTCGCTGTACCGGGTCCACCAGCGGGTCGCCGACCGGTTCCGCATCGGCCGGGCCCTGCTCGTGGGCGACGCCGCTCACGTCAACAACCCGCTGGGCGGGATGGGCATGAACAGCGGCATCCACGATGCCTGCCTGGCCGGTGCCGCGCTGGCCGACGTCATCGCCGGCGCCGACGCGGGCGTCCTCGACGCCGTGCTGGACGCGCGGCGCGACGTCGCCCTCTCCTACGTGCGCACGGTCACCCACGACAACTGGAAGCAGCTGCGCGAGACCGACCCGGACGCGCGCCGCGCCCACCACGACGAGCTGCGAGCCTTGGCGGCCGACCCGGCCGCCAGCCGTGCCCACCTCAGGCGGACCTCCATGATCGACTCGCTCCGTCCGCGCGACCTGGTCCCGGAGCCGCCGCGGTGA
- a CDS encoding isocitrate lyase/PEP mutase family protein, whose amino-acid sequence MTSDIGAPQRLRALVGGPDVVHLPGVYDAVTALLAARAGAAAVCLSGAATSAVALGLPDLGHVHGTDIAGRAAELTAVLGGLPVLADADTGYGSALQARRTTRLYAAAGVGGLHLEDQASPKRCGHLAGKAVVGLAEAAGRVRAAAEAGTDLVVVARTDALSVEGLDSVVERAVAYARAGADAIFVEGADLTAHTAVAAALERTVGPVPLVHNRSEAAGPVDAGPTDAELRAVGVRLVIHPVSALLAAAAAAAEVYAAIARDGHAAATSRLEWTGLTDLLGLPDQLELDQRYAASLEVP is encoded by the coding sequence GTGACCTCTGACATCGGCGCGCCCCAGCGGCTGCGCGCGCTGGTCGGCGGGCCCGACGTGGTGCACCTGCCCGGCGTGTACGACGCGGTGACGGCGCTGCTCGCGGCCCGCGCCGGAGCCGCGGCGGTCTGCCTCTCCGGTGCGGCGACCTCCGCGGTGGCGCTCGGACTGCCCGACCTCGGCCACGTCCACGGCACCGACATCGCCGGGCGGGCCGCCGAGCTCACCGCCGTCCTGGGGGGCCTCCCCGTCCTCGCCGACGCCGACACCGGCTACGGCAGCGCCCTGCAGGCGCGCCGCACCACCCGGCTGTACGCGGCCGCGGGGGTCGGCGGCCTGCACCTGGAGGACCAGGCCTCGCCCAAGCGGTGCGGCCACCTCGCCGGCAAGGCGGTCGTCGGCCTCGCCGAGGCCGCGGGCCGGGTCCGGGCCGCCGCCGAGGCGGGCACCGACCTGGTCGTCGTGGCGCGCACCGACGCGCTGTCGGTCGAGGGGCTGGACTCCGTGGTCGAGCGCGCGGTCGCCTACGCCCGCGCGGGTGCCGACGCGATCTTCGTGGAGGGCGCCGACCTGACGGCCCACACCGCGGTGGCCGCCGCCCTCGAGCGGACCGTGGGGCCGGTGCCGCTGGTGCACAACCGCTCGGAGGCAGCGGGACCGGTCGACGCCGGTCCCACCGACGCCGAGCTGCGCGCCGTCGGGGTGCGCCTGGTCATCCACCCGGTCTCGGCGCTGCTCGCCGCGGCCGCCGCCGCCGCCGAGGTCTACGCCGCCATCGCGCGCGACGGCCACGCCGCCGCGACCTCCCGTCTGGAGTGGACGGGGCTCACCGACCTGCTGGGGCTGCCCGACCAGCTCGAGCTCGACCAGCGGTACGCCGCTTCCCTGGAGGTGCCATGA
- a CDS encoding aldehyde dehydrogenase family protein: MTTTSYDAGAVRLELPEVSQLVAGRWSVPSERLDLVLEDPFLGTQLGSAVATGAEDVERAGAAAAAAYQSGAWVRMSPGARADVLDAIATELEEEVPRLAALEAFATGVPVSQTSIVGVIVPGAFRLAAQMLRGGALLEVLDGPAGHPVEVHRLPLGPALCLVPWNAPAPMAAHKVASSLAAGCPTILKPSEFAPYATTEMARVVSRVLADAGLDSGADVGTFQLVQGGPAVGGALVRDPRVRAVSFTGGLEGGRAIATACAPDFTATQLELGGNNALIVLPDADPTDAARAAVDLLTTLNGQWCRALGRLILPADSADEILRLALERLAGLRTGDPLDPATELGPVVHSAHLARLRAAIADRVALGGTAAATTPLPDGGHFLAPTLLTGVASEDALHEVFGPVATVHVYRDVDGDDGAVALANATPYGLEGYVVGADTERALNVARRVRAGEVKVNGSTIMSLHLMTPRPAWGLSGLGEEGTLETIRVFTGARVVGLEGGFALHSR, translated from the coding sequence GTGACGACCACGTCGTACGACGCCGGCGCCGTGCGCCTGGAGCTGCCGGAGGTCTCGCAGCTCGTGGCCGGGCGCTGGTCGGTGCCGAGCGAGCGGCTCGACCTGGTCCTGGAGGACCCGTTCCTGGGGACGCAGCTGGGCTCCGCCGTCGCGACCGGCGCCGAGGACGTCGAGCGCGCGGGCGCCGCGGCCGCCGCGGCCTACCAGTCGGGCGCGTGGGTGCGGATGTCGCCCGGCGCGCGCGCCGACGTGCTGGACGCGATCGCCACCGAGCTCGAGGAGGAGGTGCCCCGGCTCGCGGCGCTCGAGGCGTTCGCCACAGGCGTGCCGGTCAGCCAGACGAGCATCGTCGGGGTGATCGTGCCCGGCGCCTTCCGGCTCGCCGCGCAGATGCTGCGGGGCGGCGCCCTGCTCGAGGTGCTGGATGGCCCGGCCGGGCACCCGGTCGAGGTGCACCGGCTGCCTCTCGGCCCGGCCCTGTGCCTGGTGCCCTGGAACGCCCCCGCCCCCATGGCCGCCCACAAGGTCGCGAGCTCGCTCGCGGCCGGCTGCCCCACCATCCTCAAGCCGAGCGAGTTCGCCCCGTACGCGACCACGGAGATGGCGCGCGTCGTCTCCCGCGTGCTCGCGGACGCCGGCCTGGACAGCGGCGCCGACGTCGGCACCTTCCAGCTCGTGCAGGGCGGTCCTGCCGTGGGCGGGGCGCTGGTGCGGGACCCGCGGGTGCGGGCCGTCTCCTTCACCGGCGGCCTCGAGGGCGGGCGCGCCATCGCGACCGCGTGCGCCCCCGACTTCACCGCGACCCAGCTCGAGCTCGGCGGCAACAACGCGCTGATCGTGCTGCCGGACGCCGACCCCACCGACGCCGCCCGGGCGGCGGTCGACCTGCTGACCACCCTCAACGGCCAGTGGTGCCGCGCGCTGGGCCGGCTGATCCTGCCCGCCGACTCCGCCGACGAGATCCTCCGGCTCGCGCTGGAGCGGCTCGCCGGCCTGCGGACCGGCGACCCGCTCGACCCGGCCACCGAGCTGGGCCCGGTCGTGCACTCGGCCCACCTGGCCCGCCTGCGTGCGGCCATCGCGGACCGGGTCGCCCTCGGCGGGACGGCGGCGGCCACCACGCCGCTGCCCGACGGCGGCCACTTCCTGGCGCCGACCCTGCTGACGGGGGTGGCCTCCGAGGACGCCCTGCACGAGGTCTTCGGCCCCGTCGCCACCGTCCACGTCTACCGCGACGTGGACGGTGACGACGGCGCGGTCGCCCTGGCCAACGCGACGCCGTACGGCCTCGAGGGCTACGTCGTCGGCGCCGACACCGAGCGGGCGCTGAACGTCGCGCGACGGGTCCGCGCCGGCGAGGTGAAGGTCAACGGGTCGACCATCATGAGCCTGCACCTGATGACGCCGCGCCCCGCCTGGGGACTCTCCGGGCTGGGTGAGGAGGGCACGCTGGAGACCATCCGCGTGTTCACCGGTGCCCGGGTCGTCGGCCTCGAGGGTGGCTTCGCGCTGCACTCGCGGTGA